Proteins found in one Bacillota bacterium genomic segment:
- a CDS encoding peptidase C11: FYQKNYLDASSIKLTQKGNTRVLKLTDDQWDLIQTIELNVFVDDGYGYIDLGLDNIYEFDSDGDLIIDFDGTWLALDNHVVAYYVESIEESGDYWSITGRIPAMLNGMLVDIIVHFNNSYPYGIVAGARINYGEITDTVAKGLIEINRGDVIDFLCDFYSYNQEYEDSYNLGEQMIVSGDLMVSNVSIGDARYLVTYRLTDIYNNTYWTPAVVY, from the coding sequence TTCTATCAGAAAAACTATCTTGACGCAAGCAGTATCAAACTGACTCAAAAGGGAAATACCCGGGTTTTAAAACTCACGGACGATCAATGGGACCTGATCCAAACGATAGAACTTAATGTCTTTGTTGATGACGGTTACGGTTATATTGATTTAGGGCTCGATAACATCTATGAGTTTGACAGCGATGGCGATCTGATTATCGATTTTGACGGGACCTGGCTGGCTTTGGATAATCATGTTGTCGCATACTATGTAGAAAGCATTGAAGAATCCGGTGATTACTGGTCAATTACAGGACGCATCCCTGCCATGCTGAATGGAATGCTGGTAGATATAATCGTCCATTTCAACAACAGTTATCCCTATGGTATTGTTGCCGGCGCACGGATTAATTACGGCGAAATAACCGATACTGTAGCCAAGGGGTTAATCGAGATCAATCGTGGTGATGTTATAGATTTTCTATGCGATTTTTATTCATACAACCAGGAATATGAGGATAGCTACAACCTGGGTGAACAGATGATTGTTTCGGGCGATCTCATGGTTAGCAATGTAAGCATCGGTGATGCCCGCTATCTGGTCACTTATCGTCTGACCGATATTTACAACAACACTTACTGGACACCGGCAGTTGTGTATTAA
- a CDS encoding universal stress protein — protein MKILVCTDGSAQSQKAIDKTLEITGGCNVEKVTVIHIYQKRYDFFETTTDRLPITHEDVKHFQNIEAEVEKMLQEMLDDAIKPFKERNIKTDAVLKSGHPSETIARFAAEGDYDLIVIGSRGLGGLKKFFLGSVSNAVLQEADRTVMVVK, from the coding sequence ATGAAAATCCTGGTATGCACCGACGGTTCAGCCCAAAGCCAGAAAGCTATAGATAAAACTCTCGAAATAACCGGCGGATGCAATGTTGAAAAGGTCACGGTAATTCATATTTATCAGAAGAGGTATGATTTTTTTGAAACAACGACAGACAGGCTTCCTATTACCCATGAAGACGTGAAGCATTTTCAAAATATAGAAGCAGAAGTAGAGAAAATGCTCCAGGAGATGCTCGATGATGCCATAAAGCCTTTTAAAGAAAGAAATATTAAAACCGATGCCGTTTTGAAGTCCGGCCACCCTTCCGAAACAATTGCCCGCTTTGCAGCCGAAGGAGACTACGATTTAATTGTGATTGGCAGCAGGGGATTGGGCGGTTTGAAAAAATTCTTTCTTGGCAGTGTAAGCAACGCTGTTCTGCAGGAAGCAGACCGTACAGTGATGGTTGTAAAATAA
- the rsmD gene encoding 16S rRNA (guanine(966)-N(2))-methyltransferase RsmD, translating into MRVIAGSAKGTKLKTPKGLTVRPTADRVKEALFSILGSSVIESNFLDLYAGSGAVGIEALSRGAESALFVENKKENIALIKDNLAKTRLLESARLIHLDVLKAIRKLGDENYKADLTFLDPPYDIQDLSSVVKNIFKAEIIARDGLIIVEHSVKNCDWIKNFSSYRQKKYGDTCLTLIRPELLSMR; encoded by the coding sequence GTGCGTGTTATAGCAGGCTCGGCAAAAGGGACAAAATTAAAAACGCCAAAGGGATTAACGGTCAGGCCAACAGCAGACCGGGTAAAAGAAGCGCTATTCAGCATTTTGGGATCATCTGTTATCGAATCGAACTTTCTCGATCTCTACGCAGGCAGCGGCGCTGTCGGCATTGAAGCTTTGAGCCGCGGGGCAGAAAGTGCTCTGTTTGTTGAAAATAAAAAGGAAAATATCGCTTTAATCAAGGACAATCTGGCCAAAACCAGGTTACTTGAAAGTGCCAGGTTAATTCATCTGGATGTTCTGAAAGCAATAAGAAAACTCGGTGATGAAAACTATAAGGCGGATCTGACATTTTTAGATCCGCCTTACGATATTCAGGATTTATCTTCAGTAGTTAAAAACATCTTCAAAGCAGAGATTATCGCCCGGGATGGGCTTATCATAGTCGAGCACTCCGTAAAAAACTGCGACTGGATAAAAAACTTCAGCAGTTACCGGCAGAAAAAGTATGGTGATACCTGCCTTACTTTAATTCGACCAGAACTTCTTTCAATGCGGTGA